The Chlorocebus sabaeus isolate Y175 chromosome 6, mChlSab1.0.hap1, whole genome shotgun sequence genome has a segment encoding these proteins:
- the DNAJB1 gene encoding dnaJ homolog subfamily B member 1 isoform X1: MGKDYYQTLGLARGASDEEIKRAYRRQALRYHPDKNKEPGAEEKFKEIAEAYDVLSDPRKREIFDRYGEEGLKGSGPSGGSGSGANGTSFSYTFHGDPHAMFAEFFGGRNPFDTFFGQRNGEEGMDIDDPFSGFPMGMGGFTNVNFGRSRPSQEPTRKKQDPPVTHDLRVSLEEIYSGCTKKMKISHKRLNPDGKSIRNEDKILTIEVKKGWKEGTKITFPKEGDQTSNNIPADIVFVLKDKPHNIFKRDGSDVIYPARISLREALCGCTVSVPTLDGRTIPVVFKDVIRPGMRRKVPGEGLPLPKTPEKRGDLIIEFEVIFPERIPQTSRTVLEQVLPI; the protein is encoded by the exons ATGGGCAAAGACTACTACCAGACGCTGGGCCTGGCCCGCGGCGCGTCGGACGAGGAGATCAAGCGGGCCTACCGCCGCCAGGCGCTGCGCTACCACCCGGACAAGAACAAGGAGCCTGGCGCCGAGGAGAAGTTCAAGGAGATCGCCGAGGCCTACGACGTGCTCAGCGACCCGCGCAAGCGCGAGATCTTCGACCGCTACGGAGAGGAAG GCCTAAAGGGCAGTGGCCCCAGTGGCGGTAGCGGCAGTGGTGCCAATGGTACTTCTTTCAGCTACACGTTCCATGGAGACCCTCATGCCATGTTTGCTGAGTTCTTCGGTGGCAGAAATCCCTTTGACACCTTTTTTGGGCAGCGGAACGGGGAGGAAGGCATGGACATTGATGACCCGTTCTCTGGCTTCCCTATGGGCATGGGTGGCTTCACCAACGTGAACTTTGGCCGCTCCCGCCCTTCCCAAGAGCCCACCCGAAAGAAGCAAGATCCCCCAGTCACCCATGACCTTCGAGTCTCCCTTGAAGAGATCTACAGCGGTTGTACCAAGAAGATGAAAATCTCCCACAAGCGGCTAAACCCCGACGGAAAGAGCATTCGAAACGAAGACAAAATCTTGACCATCGAAGTGAAGAAGGGGTGGAAAGAAGGGACCAAAATCACCTTCCCCAAGGAAGGAGACCAGACCTCCAACAACATTCCAGCTGATATCGTCTTTGTTTTAAAGGACAAGCCACACAATATCTTTAAGAGAGATGGCTCTGATGTTATTTATCCTGCCAGGATCAGCCTCCGGGAG GCTCTGTGTGGCTGCACAGTGAGCGTCCCCACTCTGGACGGCAGGACCATACCCGTCGTATTCAAAGATGTCATCAGGCCTGGCATGCGCCGAAAAGTTCCTGGAGAAGGCCTCCCCCTCCCCAAAACGCCCGAGAAACGTGGGGACCTCATTATTGAATTTGAAGTGATCTTCCCCGAAAGGATTCCCCAGACATCAAGAACCGTACTTGAGCAGGTCCTTCCAATATAG
- the DNAJB1 gene encoding dnaJ homolog subfamily B member 1 isoform X2, with translation MFAEFFGGRNPFDTFFGQRNGEEGMDIDDPFSGFPMGMGGFTNVNFGRSRPSQEPTRKKQDPPVTHDLRVSLEEIYSGCTKKMKISHKRLNPDGKSIRNEDKILTIEVKKGWKEGTKITFPKEGDQTSNNIPADIVFVLKDKPHNIFKRDGSDVIYPARISLREALCGCTVSVPTLDGRTIPVVFKDVIRPGMRRKVPGEGLPLPKTPEKRGDLIIEFEVIFPERIPQTSRTVLEQVLPI, from the exons ATGTTTGCTGAGTTCTTCGGTGGCAGAAATCCCTTTGACACCTTTTTTGGGCAGCGGAACGGGGAGGAAGGCATGGACATTGATGACCCGTTCTCTGGCTTCCCTATGGGCATGGGTGGCTTCACCAACGTGAACTTTGGCCGCTCCCGCCCTTCCCAAGAGCCCACCCGAAAGAAGCAAGATCCCCCAGTCACCCATGACCTTCGAGTCTCCCTTGAAGAGATCTACAGCGGTTGTACCAAGAAGATGAAAATCTCCCACAAGCGGCTAAACCCCGACGGAAAGAGCATTCGAAACGAAGACAAAATCTTGACCATCGAAGTGAAGAAGGGGTGGAAAGAAGGGACCAAAATCACCTTCCCCAAGGAAGGAGACCAGACCTCCAACAACATTCCAGCTGATATCGTCTTTGTTTTAAAGGACAAGCCACACAATATCTTTAAGAGAGATGGCTCTGATGTTATTTATCCTGCCAGGATCAGCCTCCGGGAG GCTCTGTGTGGCTGCACAGTGAGCGTCCCCACTCTGGACGGCAGGACCATACCCGTCGTATTCAAAGATGTCATCAGGCCTGGCATGCGCCGAAAAGTTCCTGGAGAAGGCCTCCCCCTCCCCAAAACGCCCGAGAAACGTGGGGACCTCATTATTGAATTTGAAGTGATCTTCCCCGAAAGGATTCCCCAGACATCAAGAACCGTACTTGAGCAGGTCCTTCCAATATAG